The following proteins come from a genomic window of Methanobrevibacter sp.:
- a CDS encoding aldo/keto reductase → MKYRKLGNTGIEVSQIAFGAEYLVERPYEDTHSLIKACEENGINFVDCWMSEPDVRSHLGRAIKPNRENWVIQGHIGATWQNNQYVRTREMDKVVPAFEDFMKRFQIDTLDFGMIHYVDLADDYNGIMNGPFMDYVRRLKEDGTIDHIGLSTHNPDIGFLAAQNPEIESLMFSINPAFDMFGSMDDIEEYRKEDAFDDDELASINPKRAQLYELCEKTGTALTVMKGFAGGNLLDDKTSPFGVALTPVQCIHYALEQKGVSSIFVGVNDVSELNESLKYCDAAEEEKDYADVLKNAPKHSFKGQCTYCGHCSPCNSEIDISMVIKFFDLAKNHDNVPESVKEHYNNLEYNATDCIACGDCEERCPFNVHIVDIMLDAQDLFDL, encoded by the coding sequence ATGAAATATAGAAAGTTAGGTAATACTGGTATTGAAGTATCTCAGATAGCATTTGGTGCTGAATATTTAGTTGAAAGACCTTATGAAGATACCCATAGCTTAATTAAAGCATGTGAAGAAAATGGAATTAATTTTGTTGACTGTTGGATGAGCGAACCGGATGTGCGTTCCCATTTAGGAAGGGCCATTAAACCTAATCGTGAAAATTGGGTAATTCAGGGCCATATCGGAGCAACCTGGCAAAATAACCAATATGTCAGAACACGTGAGATGGATAAGGTGGTTCCTGCTTTTGAAGACTTTATGAAAAGATTTCAAATCGACACGCTTGATTTTGGAATGATTCATTATGTTGATTTGGCCGATGATTATAACGGGATAATGAACGGTCCTTTTATGGATTATGTCCGCAGATTAAAAGAGGACGGAACAATAGATCACATAGGATTAAGTACCCACAACCCTGATATCGGGTTTTTGGCCGCTCAAAATCCTGAAATTGAATCATTAATGTTTTCAATCAACCCGGCATTTGACATGTTCGGTTCTATGGATGACATTGAGGAATACAGAAAAGAGGATGCTTTTGATGATGATGAATTGGCTTCCATCAATCCTAAAAGAGCTCAGTTATATGAATTGTGTGAAAAAACAGGAACTGCATTAACTGTAATGAAAGGATTTGCAGGTGGAAATTTGCTGGATGATAAAACTTCCCCGTTCGGTGTTGCATTAACTCCTGTCCAATGTATTCACTATGCATTAGAACAAAAAGGAGTTTCAAGCATTTTTGTTGGTGTAAATGATGTTTCTGAACTTAACGAATCATTAAAATACTGTGATGCGGCTGAAGAAGAAAAGGATTATGCTGATGTTTTAAAAAATGCTCCAAAGCATTCATTTAAAGGACAATGTACATATTGCGGCCATTGCAGTCCCTGTAATTCCGAAATCGATATTTCGATGGTAATCAAATTCTTTGACCTTGCAAAAAATCATGATAATGTTCCTGAAAGTGTTAAGGAACATTATAACAATTTGGAATATAATGCAACTGACTGTATTGCATGCGGGGACTGCGAAGAGCGATGTCCGTTTAATGTTCATATTGTAGATATAATGCTTGATGCACAGGATTTATTTGACTTGTAG
- a CDS encoding ATPase yields the protein MKAMYTEEFILNEISAIRDDIGHDKVNIFIEEIYFNENTNELWIITEDRPDKSAIIGKGGWVVGKLREKLGLESIHVESYGDFLNKEYKLKLSKKTVNSLNSDLIGLENLKKAIDDKLSNIYSFNFENYINENEFVESDNHEAAVALSGGVDSSFSLILAKKLGFNPIAVTVDPGTIILPNQFKRNIKVLCDKLDIDHEYIESDYSEIIKESFTGNVHPCGRCSKNTSEIVKEYAKSKEIPIIIFGDMLATGSQCINLQEDSLYRLNLPASLCVSKQEIKSLIVNYNLSAFKGFGCPLLYEVHRKFPYMKKFSIQRILRETRSSALEPGEALDLIWSFYNI from the coding sequence GTGAAAGCCATGTATACAGAAGAATTTATTTTAAATGAAATCAGCGCCATAAGAGATGACATTGGTCATGATAAAGTCAATATCTTTATTGAAGAGATTTATTTTAATGAAAATACCAATGAATTATGGATTATTACAGAGGACAGACCAGATAAATCCGCCATTATTGGAAAAGGAGGATGGGTTGTTGGAAAGCTTAGGGAAAAATTAGGTCTTGAAAGCATTCATGTTGAATCATATGGTGATTTTTTAAATAAAGAATATAAGCTAAAGCTATCAAAAAAAACCGTCAACAGCCTCAATTCAGATTTAATCGGATTGGAAAACTTGAAAAAAGCTATTGATGATAAATTATCCAACATTTACAGTTTTAACTTTGAAAATTATATAAATGAAAATGAATTTGTAGAGTCAGATAATCATGAAGCGGCAGTTGCCCTGTCAGGCGGTGTTGACAGCAGCTTTTCACTAATTTTGGCTAAAAAGCTTGGTTTTAATCCGATTGCAGTTACTGTTGATCCGGGAACAATTATCCTGCCTAATCAGTTTAAAAGAAATATTAAAGTTCTATGTGATAAATTAGACATTGACCATGAATATATTGAAAGTGACTATTCAGAAATCATAAAAGAATCATTTACAGGCAATGTCCATCCATGCGGAAGATGTTCTAAAAACACATCAGAAATTGTAAAGGAATATGCAAAGTCAAAGGAAATTCCGATTATTATCTTTGGAGATATGCTTGCAACCGGCAGTCAGTGCATCAATTTACAGGAAGACTCATTATATCGCCTGAATCTTCCAGCAAGTTTATGCGTCAGCAAGCAGGAGATAAAATCCCTAATAGTAAACTATAATTTGTCCGCTTTTAAAGGATTTGGCTGTCCGCTTCTCTATGAAGTCCACAGAAAGTTTCCATATATGAAAAAATTCTCAATACAGAGAATTCTTAGAGAAACACGTTCAAGTGCACTTGAACCGGGTGAAGCATTAGATTTAATATGGAGTTTCTACAACATTTAA
- the argH gene encoding argininosuccinate lyase: MDNIRNGRFKTGMTDEATIYTSSLEADKLLFEADIKTNFAHTSMLKHEGIVDEEIADKILCALDSLKEEGYVALVFDHSVEDVHMAIENYVTSKIGPEAGFMHTAKSRNDQVACDVRLVLREKISEIQIGILEFMEGLVEMAGEHLEDVFIGFTHLQHAQPITVAHHLMAHVQALKRDYERLGDTYKRVNLNPLGSAAMATTSFPINRQLTTDLLGFDAYLENSMDGVSARDFIAESVFDLVSLCTTLSKICEELVLWSTYEFGVIEMADEYSSTSSIMPQKKNPDVAELARGKCAIVNGELVTILTILKAIPYTYNRDLQEITPHLWNSIKVTQDTLSIVTKMLLSVEFKTDRCAELAGKNFATATDLADIMVREKQIPFRTAHKIVGRIVNEATENNMAEEDITSKFIDDVAVELGFDKLNLADDLIQRALNPAENVRIRSVPGGPAPEMVETARRNIKDFLNAEFEKHGI; the protein is encoded by the coding sequence GTGGATAATATTAGAAATGGTCGTTTTAAAACTGGAATGACTGATGAAGCTACTATTTATACTTCCTCTCTTGAAGCAGATAAGCTTCTTTTTGAAGCGGATATCAAAACTAATTTTGCACATACTTCAATGCTTAAACATGAAGGTATTGTTGATGAGGAAATTGCAGATAAAATTTTATGCGCTCTTGATTCTCTTAAAGAAGAGGGTTACGTTGCGTTAGTATTTGACCATTCTGTTGAAGATGTTCATATGGCTATTGAAAATTATGTTACTTCCAAAATTGGTCCTGAAGCAGGTTTTATGCATACTGCTAAATCACGTAACGATCAGGTGGCTTGTGATGTCAGATTGGTTTTAAGAGAAAAAATTTCTGAAATTCAGATAGGTATTTTGGAATTTATGGAAGGTCTTGTTGAAATGGCCGGTGAGCATTTGGAAGATGTCTTTATCGGTTTTACTCACCTGCAGCATGCTCAACCGATTACAGTTGCCCATCATTTAATGGCGCATGTGCAGGCACTTAAAAGGGATTATGAACGTTTAGGGGATACTTATAAACGTGTCAATTTAAACCCATTAGGCTCTGCTGCAATGGCAACTACCAGTTTTCCAATCAACAGGCAATTGACAACCGATTTATTAGGTTTCGACGCTTACTTGGAAAATTCAATGGATGGTGTTTCAGCAAGGGATTTTATTGCTGAGAGTGTTTTTGATTTGGTGTCCTTGTGCACTACCTTGTCCAAAATTTGTGAGGAATTGGTTTTATGGAGCACTTATGAATTCGGCGTTATTGAAATGGCTGATGAATACTCATCCACTTCTTCTATTATGCCTCAAAAGAAAAATCCTGATGTGGCCGAACTTGCAAGAGGCAAATGTGCAATTGTCAATGGCGAATTAGTCACTATTTTAACTATTCTTAAAGCTATTCCATACACATACAATAGGGATTTACAAGAAATCACTCCTCACTTATGGAATTCTATTAAGGTAACTCAGGATACATTATCTATTGTAACTAAAATGTTGTTGTCTGTTGAATTCAAAACAGACAGGTGTGCTGAGCTTGCAGGTAAGAATTTTGCTACTGCAACCGATTTGGCAGACATTATGGTTCGTGAAAAACAAATTCCGTTTAGAACTGCTCATAAAATTGTTGGAAGGATTGTTAATGAAGCAACAGAAAATAATATGGCTGAAGAGGACATAACTTCTAAATTTATTGACGATGTTGCAGTTGAATTGGGATTCGATAAATTAAATTTAGCTGATGATTTAATTCAGAGAGCTTTAAATCCTGCTGAAAATGTAAGAATTAGATCTGTTCCTGGCGGACCTGCGCCGGAAATGGTTGAAACTGCACGCCGTAATATTAAAGATTTTTTAAATGCGGAATTTGAAAAACATGGAATTTAA
- a CDS encoding 30S ribosomal protein S27ae, with amino-acid sequence MVRKSSLYTVDGNKVERKNPICPRCGEGVFMADHGDRFACGKCGYTEMKK; translated from the coding sequence ATGGTAAGAAAATCTAGTCTTTACACTGTAGATGGGAATAAAGTTGAGAGAAAAAATCCTATTTGTCCTCGTTGTGGTGAAGGTGTATTCATGGCTGACCACGGTGACAGGTTCGCTTGTGGTAAATGCGGATACACTGAAATGAAAAAATAA
- a CDS encoding 30S ribosomal protein S24e codes for MEIEFIEEKENKLFNRKEVKFYVDYDGEATPKILDVKSKLVALLNTKKELLVVDNVQPHYGEPKALGYAKVYDTVDDLEYIEAKHVLAKNEEPEDAADEEAESEE; via the coding sequence ATGGAAATTGAATTTATTGAAGAAAAGGAAAATAAATTATTTAATAGAAAAGAAGTTAAATTTTATGTTGATTATGACGGTGAAGCAACTCCTAAAATCTTAGATGTTAAATCTAAATTAGTTGCTTTATTAAACACCAAAAAAGAATTACTCGTTGTTGATAATGTACAACCTCACTACGGTGAACCTAAAGCTTTAGGTTATGCTAAAGTTTATGACACTGTAGATGATTTGGAATACATTGAAGCTAAACATGTATTAGCTAAAAATGAAGAACCTGAAGACGCTGCTGATGAAGAAGCAGAATCAGAAGAATAG
- a CDS encoding GTP-dependent dephospho-CoA kinase family protein, protein MLRLDTENEDIMFELKRPLGKLYPNFEDAIEEIRSSKFLISVGDATFNNLTKYELYPNIGIIDNLIQRKNHTHDVIRADHILKADNPAGTITDDLWETIGKALELSNPGECYVIDVAGEEDLAVLPCIIMANPETTILYGQPNEGLVLLKVSDLKNKAQKLIDGFIEE, encoded by the coding sequence GTGTTACGCTTAGATACAGAAAACGAAGATATAATGTTTGAACTTAAAAGACCTTTAGGCAAATTATATCCTAACTTTGAAGATGCTATTGAAGAAATCAGATCTTCTAAGTTTTTAATTTCTGTTGGTGATGCAACATTCAATAATCTTACTAAATATGAATTATATCCGAATATTGGTATAATTGATAATTTAATTCAAAGAAAAAATCATACTCATGATGTTATACGTGCAGATCACATTTTAAAGGCCGATAATCCGGCAGGAACTATTACTGATGATCTATGGGAAACCATAGGCAAAGCTCTTGAATTATCTAACCCTGGCGAGTGTTATGTAATTGATGTGGCGGGGGAAGAAGATCTTGCAGTTCTTCCTTGTATCATAATGGCAAATCCGGAAACTACCATTTTATATGGTCAACCTAATGAAGGTTTGGTGCTTTTAAAAGTTTCTGATTTAAAAAATAAAGCTCAAAAGCTTATTGATGGATTTATTGAAGAATAA
- the spt4 gene encoding transcription elongation factor subunit Spt4 yields the protein MKACTACKMISNNDHCPNCGNPTSDNWSGLLIITDPEESKVARELNITVPGEYCLRVR from the coding sequence ATGAAGGCTTGTACTGCTTGTAAAATGATTTCAAATAATGATCATTGTCCTAACTGTGGAAATCCGACTTCTGATAATTGGAGCGGTCTTTTAATTATAACTGATCCTGAAGAATCAAAAGTTGCTCGCGAATTAAATATTACTGTTCCGGGCGAATACTGTTTAAGAGTTAGATAG
- a CDS encoding DNA-directed RNA polymerase, translating into MYYRTKIRDTVRIPPYRFEYPLEQVAIQTLNETYGGRLDKKLGLLICVNHIVEIGEGKLIIGDGATYHDVVFEAIFFKPEQFEVVDGEVIEIVDFGAFVRIGPMDGLIHVSQVTDDYITYDAKRGALIARESNKVLEEGDLVRARVVSLSIKDESSNNNENSRNSKIGLTMRQNNLGRFEWIEEAKQKSKKGKT; encoded by the coding sequence TTGTATTATAGAACAAAGATTAGGGATACTGTAAGAATACCACCTTACAGATTTGAATATCCTCTTGAACAAGTTGCTATTCAAACTTTAAACGAAACTTATGGTGGTCGTTTAGATAAGAAATTAGGATTGCTCATTTGTGTTAATCATATTGTTGAAATCGGCGAAGGTAAACTCATTATTGGTGATGGTGCCACCTACCATGATGTTGTTTTCGAAGCAATTTTCTTTAAACCAGAACAATTTGAAGTAGTTGATGGTGAAGTAATTGAAATTGTTGATTTTGGAGCATTTGTGAGAATTGGACCTATGGATGGTTTAATACACGTTTCCCAGGTAACTGATGATTACATTACTTATGATGCTAAAAGAGGCGCTTTAATCGCAAGAGAATCTAATAAGGTTTTAGAAGAAGGAGATTTAGTTAGAGCTAGAGTCGTCAGTCTTTCTATTAAAGATGAATCTAGCAATAATAATGAAAATAGCAGGAATTCTAAAATCGGTCTTACAATGAGACAAAATAATTTAGGCAGATTCGAATGGATTGAAGAAGCTAAACAAAAAAGTAAGAAGGGTAAAACATGA
- a CDS encoding PIN domain-containing protein yields the protein MDSKEVVIDANFFMVPFQFNVDVISELENLLPSYKLTTPSFVINELKGLKRNKNRNIRLNANMALKLANSSKVEIKDISLLENETVDDGLLRVSEVLATNDIELKNRAKKKGITVAYLRQKKYIAVEGKI from the coding sequence ATGGATTCTAAAGAAGTTGTAATAGATGCCAATTTTTTTATGGTTCCTTTTCAGTTCAATGTTGATGTTATCAGTGAACTTGAAAATTTATTACCTTCTTATAAATTAACAACTCCAAGCTTTGTTATCAATGAATTGAAGGGTTTGAAAAGAAATAAAAATAGAAATATAAGGTTAAATGCTAATATGGCCTTGAAATTAGCTAATTCTTCAAAAGTTGAAATAAAGGATATTTCATTACTTGAAAATGAAACTGTGGATGATGGATTGCTTAGAGTTTCAGAAGTTTTAGCTACGAATGATATTGAATTAAAAAATCGTGCAAAAAAGAAAGGTATAACCGTTGCATATTTAAGACAAAAAAAATATATTGCTGTTGAAGGTAAAATATAA